In a genomic window of Chrysiogenia bacterium:
- a CDS encoding 3-hydroxyacyl-CoA dehydrogenase family protein, translating to MAIKKVGVVGLGAMGLGVVQVAGQAGFEVVAVKATPGSTDKASGKLDKGLGKLVAKEKISEDDKNGIMGRINFTDKLDALKDCDLIIESIIEDLDTKIDLFKKLEGIVSKDCILASNTSTLSITAMMAVCETRARVAGLHFFNPAPVMKLVEVVHAFETSSGVIAELVEFCKACKKDPVVVQDTTGFIVNRLLTPYMLSAIRLLEQGTGTIAGIDKAMKLGAAHPMGPFELADYIGLDVVIAMSQNIYADARTETNSPPHTLTRLVQLGYLGRKTGKGFYDYSGEAPVQNPDLKHPVA from the coding sequence ATGGCAATTAAGAAGGTTGGAGTAGTAGGACTCGGAGCAATGGGCCTGGGCGTCGTTCAGGTCGCAGGACAGGCCGGTTTTGAGGTCGTCGCCGTCAAGGCAACGCCCGGCTCGACGGACAAGGCTTCTGGCAAGCTGGACAAGGGCCTCGGGAAGCTGGTCGCCAAGGAGAAGATCTCCGAGGACGACAAGAACGGCATCATGGGCCGCATCAACTTCACCGACAAACTCGACGCCCTCAAGGACTGCGACCTGATCATCGAGTCCATCATCGAGGACCTCGACACCAAGATCGATCTGTTCAAGAAGCTCGAAGGCATCGTCTCCAAGGACTGCATCCTGGCCAGCAACACCTCGACGCTCTCCATCACCGCCATGATGGCCGTGTGTGAGACCCGCGCCCGCGTGGCCGGCCTGCACTTCTTCAACCCGGCGCCGGTGATGAAGCTCGTCGAAGTCGTTCACGCCTTCGAGACCTCGTCCGGCGTCATCGCCGAGCTCGTGGAGTTCTGCAAGGCCTGCAAGAAGGACCCGGTCGTCGTTCAGGACACCACGGGCTTTATCGTCAACCGCCTTCTCACGCCCTACATGCTCAGCGCCATTCGCCTGCTCGAGCAGGGCACCGGCACCATCGCAGGCATCGACAAGGCCATGAAGCTCGGCGCCGCCCACCCGATGGGCCCCTTCGAGCTGGCCGACTACATCGGCCTCGATGTGGTGATCGCCATGTCGCAGAACATCTACGCCGATGCGCGCACCGAGACGAACTCGCCGCCGCACACCCTGACCCGTCTGGTGCAGCTCGGTTATCTGGGCCGCAAGACCGGCAAGGGCTTTTACGACTACTCGGGCGAGGCGCCGGTGCAGAACCCGGACCTCAAGCACCCGGTGGCCTAA
- the ccrA gene encoding crotonyl-CoA carboxylase/reductase gives MIELGTVPSAIGEVPAKMKAVVIRQGKFGEPKDAMNIEEIEVPEIGANDVLVLVMAAGVNFNCVWAAQGKPVDIMRYTGYDFHIGGSDASGIVWKVGSEVTRWKVGDEVILHCNQSCGECPACNGQDPMACENQKIWGYETNWGSFAQFTKVQSQQLLPKPKHLTWEEAASYGLTYFTAYRMLFTRAKIQPGENVLIWGAAGGLGAFAVQLCKLAGANAIGVVSSEEKKQMVIDLGAVGAINRKDFQFPKGIPSTPEEKKEESKMMRAFGGAIREFTGGKDVDVVFEHVGQQTFSTSVFVVKKMGRVVICGATSGFELNFDVRYLWMRQKEILGSHFANAYECNLANELIVQKKINPTLDETFSFDETAKAHQLMFENKHKGKMAILVQAAEAGLGKTA, from the coding sequence ATGATCGAGCTCGGTACGGTTCCGTCCGCCATCGGCGAAGTCCCCGCCAAGATGAAGGCAGTCGTCATTCGTCAGGGCAAGTTTGGCGAGCCCAAAGACGCCATGAATATCGAAGAGATTGAAGTCCCCGAGATCGGCGCCAACGATGTCCTCGTTCTGGTCATGGCTGCCGGCGTGAACTTCAACTGCGTGTGGGCTGCCCAGGGCAAGCCCGTCGACATCATGCGCTACACCGGATACGACTTCCACATCGGTGGTTCGGATGCTTCGGGCATCGTGTGGAAGGTCGGCTCGGAAGTGACTCGCTGGAAAGTCGGCGATGAAGTCATCCTTCACTGCAACCAGAGCTGCGGCGAGTGCCCGGCCTGCAACGGCCAGGACCCGATGGCCTGCGAGAACCAGAAGATCTGGGGATACGAGACCAACTGGGGCAGCTTCGCCCAGTTCACCAAGGTGCAGAGCCAGCAGCTTCTGCCCAAGCCCAAGCACCTGACCTGGGAAGAGGCCGCCAGCTACGGCCTGACCTACTTCACCGCCTACCGCATGCTCTTTACCCGCGCGAAGATCCAGCCGGGGGAGAACGTCCTCATCTGGGGTGCCGCGGGCGGCCTCGGCGCCTTCGCCGTGCAGCTCTGCAAGCTTGCCGGCGCCAACGCCATCGGCGTCGTCTCCAGCGAAGAGAAGAAGCAGATGGTGATTGACCTTGGAGCCGTGGGCGCGATCAACCGCAAGGACTTCCAGTTCCCCAAGGGCATCCCCTCCACTCCCGAAGAGAAGAAAGAAGAATCCAAGATGATGCGCGCCTTCGGCGGCGCCATCCGTGAATTCACCGGCGGCAAGGACGTCGACGTGGTCTTCGAGCACGTCGGCCAGCAGACCTTCTCGACGAGCGTTTTCGTCGTCAAGAAGATGGGCCGGGTCGTCATCTGCGGCGCCACCAGCGGCTTCGAGCTCAACTTCGACGTGCGCTACCTGTGGATGCGCCAGAAGGAAATCCTCGGCAGCCACTTCGCCAACGCCTATGAGTGCAACCTGGCCAACGAGTTGATTGTCCAGAAGAAGATCAACCCCACGCTGGACGAGACCTTCAGCTTCGACGAGACGGCGAAGGCTCACCAGCTCATGTTCGAGAACAAGCACAAGGGCAAGATGGCAATCCTGGTTCAGGCCGCTGAGGCCGGACTCGGCAAGACCGCTTAA
- a CDS encoding DUF1232 domain-containing protein: MAKDSEKRARVIDAGDAQGLGDFYQRWRERVRDWADARPLARQLVEAGLAAPDLSHLLVRLVGDPRIPLLQKAKLGVALAYVASPIDLLPDYLLGPIGILDDIAVVAWALQGLLREEHWSIVVEHWAGDERVLVLLRRAIDFLANNTGGRGVKVIKGVVGKAEDALSGRESGPVPTRKAITVLPGGGRDGGESGD; this comes from the coding sequence ATGGCCAAGGATTCCGAAAAGCGCGCGCGGGTGATCGACGCGGGCGACGCGCAAGGTCTCGGCGACTTCTATCAGCGCTGGCGCGAGCGCGTGCGCGACTGGGCCGATGCCCGCCCGCTGGCACGCCAGCTCGTGGAGGCGGGCCTTGCCGCGCCCGATCTCTCGCACCTGCTGGTGCGTCTGGTCGGCGATCCGCGCATTCCGCTTCTTCAGAAAGCCAAGCTCGGCGTGGCGCTGGCCTACGTCGCCTCGCCCATCGACCTCCTGCCCGACTACCTGCTCGGACCCATCGGAATTTTGGACGACATCGCCGTGGTTGCCTGGGCCCTGCAGGGGCTGCTGCGCGAGGAACACTGGAGCATCGTCGTCGAGCACTGGGCCGGCGACGAGCGCGTGCTCGTGCTGCTGCGGCGGGCCATCGATTTCCTGGCCAACAACACCGGCGGTCGCGGGGTCAAGGTGATCAAGGGCGTCGTCGGGAAGGCCGAGGACGCCCTCTCTGGCCGCGAATCGGGCCCGGTTCCCACCCGCAAGGCCATCACCGTTCTGCCCGGCGGAGGCCGCGACGGCGGTGAGAGCGGCGACTGA